From the Cohaesibacter sp. ES.047 genome, one window contains:
- the dhaL gene encoding dihydroxyacetone kinase subunit DhaL — translation MQAIANKGAGSILAEIAAVIVDNKAYLSEIDGKIGDGDHGINMAKGFGRAAQDLDPDGTLTDAMEVLSNVLMTEIGGSMGPLYGMMFSDMAEALGDAEMIDPKTFSAMLRAGHDGVQGIGNAQVGDKTLLDTLSPALESFDKAIADGQSFADALASMKAAAEVGRDSTIDLVAKLGRSARLGERSRGVLDAGATSCCLILSGFADGISARLT, via the coding sequence ATGCAAGCTATTGCAAATAAGGGTGCCGGTAGCATCCTCGCCGAAATTGCGGCTGTGATCGTGGACAACAAGGCCTATCTGTCAGAGATCGATGGCAAGATCGGGGACGGTGACCACGGCATCAACATGGCCAAGGGGTTCGGTCGTGCGGCTCAGGATCTGGATCCGGATGGCACTCTGACCGATGCGATGGAAGTGCTTTCCAACGTGTTGATGACAGAGATCGGGGGCTCGATGGGGCCGCTCTATGGCATGATGTTCTCTGACATGGCCGAAGCCCTTGGTGATGCCGAGATGATTGATCCCAAAACGTTCAGCGCGATGCTTCGGGCCGGACATGACGGGGTACAGGGTATCGGCAACGCTCAGGTCGGGGACAAAACCTTGCTGGACACGCTGTCGCCAGCTCTCGAAAGCTTTGACAAGGCCATCGCTGATGGTCAGAGCTTTGCCGATGCGCTGGCATCGATGAAGGCTGCCGCCGAAGTCGGGCGTGACAGCACCATCGATCTTGTGGCCAAGCTCGGACGATCTGCGCGCCTCGGTGAACGGTCTCGCGGTGTTCTGGATGCTGGAGCGACCTCCTGCTGCCTGATCCTTTCCGGCTTTGCCGATGGTATTTCTGCCCGTCTGACGTGA
- a CDS encoding bifunctional sugar-binding transcriptional regulator/dihydroxyacetone kinase subunit DhaK: MPPKKKPGPARSEKAAGETAIPLRFGNDPLLWASWLYYEEGLTQGDIARIIGVSRATVVSYLADARTRGLVNISIATEHLRTLSISKALKEHFGLKDCVVIPGEGGDRSLIDRLGAAGAQVLEEMLRSGDTIGVGWGRTVLATANALRIDKLEDLRVVQATGSTSSHVPYAPAACATKMAAAVGAECIPLSAPAIVSSPELHGILTSEALIREQLACLNELDSIVFGIASMRPGSTLHSSGFLHDDPVLRDAYATAVGAIAGRYIDDRGALVQGPLEDRTIGISLEQLAAVKTRIAIAGGTDKVPAILATLRGGYMNVLITDATTGIGILSAEGKKTFIPRGIRQQAEETSETVGAARSTSIKKFLNAPEDAIDEALEGVVMQYADYLQPVKASNRALVARDGPRPGKVGLVIGGGAGHDPYFYGYVGRGLADAVAIGNIFASPPPMPILDCTRAVNGGAGVVHLFGNYSGDVLNFEMAADMAKREGIDVRTIITTDDIASSRKEEREGRRGVAGNIFVFKVAGAACDQMLSIDRVAALARKANERTYTVGVALEPCSMPETRRPTFVLGDNEMEVGVGVHGEPGIARQPVASANDTADIMIDRILAEMGSARGEEVALLVNSLGATPMMELHIVARRVRQRLKAHNVTIARSWTGNYCTSLDMSGVSISMLHLDAELKAMLDHPCDAPAFRIS, encoded by the coding sequence ATGCCCCCCAAGAAAAAGCCGGGACCGGCTCGTTCTGAGAAGGCCGCTGGTGAAACGGCCATTCCTCTGCGGTTCGGTAATGATCCCCTTCTTTGGGCCAGTTGGCTCTATTACGAAGAAGGCCTGACGCAGGGTGATATTGCCCGCATCATCGGGGTCTCTCGGGCAACTGTTGTCTCCTATCTGGCCGATGCGCGCACGCGTGGTCTGGTCAATATTTCCATCGCAACTGAGCATTTGCGCACCTTGTCCATTTCCAAGGCGCTCAAGGAGCATTTTGGCCTCAAGGACTGTGTGGTCATCCCCGGTGAAGGCGGCGACCGCTCGCTGATCGACCGGCTTGGCGCGGCCGGTGCGCAGGTGTTGGAGGAAATGCTCCGCTCGGGCGACACGATTGGGGTCGGCTGGGGGCGGACCGTGCTGGCCACGGCCAATGCACTCAGGATCGACAAGCTTGAGGACCTTCGGGTGGTGCAGGCAACAGGGTCCACGTCCAGTCATGTTCCCTACGCTCCTGCGGCTTGTGCGACCAAAATGGCGGCTGCTGTGGGTGCCGAATGCATCCCCTTGTCCGCTCCGGCCATCGTCTCCAGCCCCGAGCTTCACGGCATCCTGACAAGCGAAGCTCTGATCCGGGAACAGTTGGCATGCCTCAATGAGCTCGACAGCATTGTCTTCGGCATCGCCTCTATGCGTCCGGGTTCGACCCTGCACAGCTCCGGTTTTCTTCATGACGATCCGGTTCTGCGAGATGCCTATGCGACTGCTGTGGGGGCGATTGCCGGGCGCTACATCGATGATCGGGGCGCGTTGGTCCAAGGACCGCTTGAGGACCGCACAATCGGGATTTCACTCGAACAACTCGCCGCAGTGAAGACCCGCATCGCGATTGCCGGGGGGACGGATAAAGTTCCCGCGATTCTTGCCACCTTGCGTGGCGGCTATATGAACGTACTGATCACCGATGCCACCACGGGCATTGGCATTCTGAGCGCCGAAGGCAAGAAGACCTTCATCCCGCGCGGAATAAGACAACAGGCCGAGGAGACGAGTGAAACGGTCGGGGCGGCCAGGAGCACCAGCATCAAGAAGTTCCTGAATGCGCCCGAGGACGCTATTGATGAGGCTCTGGAAGGCGTTGTCATGCAGTATGCGGACTATTTGCAGCCGGTTAAAGCGTCCAACCGGGCGCTGGTGGCTCGTGATGGTCCTCGTCCGGGCAAGGTGGGGCTGGTCATCGGCGGCGGGGCCGGGCACGATCCCTATTTCTATGGGTATGTCGGGCGTGGGCTGGCGGACGCAGTTGCGATTGGCAATATTTTTGCCTCACCACCTCCGATGCCCATTCTTGACTGCACGAGAGCGGTCAATGGTGGTGCCGGAGTGGTGCATCTGTTCGGCAACTATTCAGGCGATGTCCTCAACTTCGAAATGGCCGCGGACATGGCCAAGCGTGAGGGCATCGATGTGCGGACCATCATCACCACCGATGACATCGCATCCTCTCGCAAGGAGGAGCGCGAAGGACGGCGCGGTGTTGCTGGTAATATCTTTGTCTTCAAGGTTGCGGGGGCTGCCTGCGATCAAATGTTGTCCATCGATCGGGTCGCGGCTCTGGCACGCAAGGCCAATGAACGAACCTATACGGTTGGTGTAGCGTTGGAGCCCTGCTCGATGCCTGAGACACGCCGTCCCACGTTCGTGCTGGGGGATAACGAAATGGAAGTGGGCGTTGGGGTGCATGGTGAGCCGGGCATTGCGCGCCAGCCCGTGGCCAGCGCCAATGATACGGCGGACATCATGATTGATCGCATTCTGGCGGAGATGGGCTCTGCAAGAGGCGAGGAGGTTGCATTGCTGGTCAACTCCTTGGGGGCAACACCCATGATGGAGCTGCACATCGTGGCGCGGCGTGTCCGCCAGCGGCTAAAGGCCCACAATGTCACCATTGCCCGGAGTTGGACGGGCAACTATTGCACATCCCT
- a CDS encoding type II toxin-antitoxin system HipA family toxin, with protein sequence MIDFQPVREIKVGLDFGEDAISVGRLAIRDGRIYFEYDASFINTGKELSPLRLPLKRGVSSFDPFLFEGLPGLFNDSLPDGWGRLLFDRFARSHGVLPQEISPLDRLAFMGHRALGALVYEPDHAVGEQEGTISLDALADQAQEILEGRAEDVLEDLLALNGSSAGARPKVLLGVDQDRRVITHGVSDLSDGFDHWLVKFPNSRDGIDAGAVEYVYALMAKDAGIEMPDVHLFPAASGPGYFGIRRFDRVGEQRFHMHTACGLLHSDFRTPSMDYEDLVALTQMLTRDIREVESLYRLAVFNVLAHNRDDHSKNFSFLMASDGNWHLSPAYDLTFSSGPRGEQSTMVMGEGRNPGIEHMKKLGDEASLPKGRADEIIADVKAALLQWPSLAKEFGVSPETRQVISSRLLMES encoded by the coding sequence ATGATCGACTTTCAACCTGTCAGGGAAATCAAGGTTGGCCTTGATTTCGGAGAGGATGCCATTTCTGTTGGGCGCCTCGCCATTCGGGATGGACGAATCTATTTCGAGTATGATGCCTCTTTCATCAATACCGGGAAGGAGCTTTCCCCTTTGCGTCTTCCTTTGAAGCGTGGTGTTTCAAGTTTCGATCCCTTTCTCTTTGAAGGTCTACCGGGTCTGTTCAATGACAGCTTGCCGGATGGCTGGGGGAGACTGCTGTTTGATCGCTTTGCCCGATCGCATGGTGTCTTGCCGCAGGAAATCTCTCCTTTGGACCGTCTCGCCTTTATGGGTCATCGGGCGCTCGGCGCGTTGGTTTATGAGCCTGATCATGCTGTCGGTGAGCAGGAAGGGACCATCAGTCTTGATGCGTTGGCAGATCAGGCACAGGAGATACTGGAAGGGCGAGCGGAAGATGTCCTTGAAGATCTGCTGGCGTTGAATGGCTCCTCCGCGGGAGCCAGACCAAAGGTTCTACTCGGCGTCGATCAGGATCGCAGAGTGATTACTCATGGTGTGTCTGATTTGTCAGACGGTTTCGACCACTGGCTGGTCAAGTTTCCTAATAGCCGAGACGGGATCGACGCGGGAGCCGTGGAATATGTTTATGCCCTGATGGCCAAGGATGCCGGCATTGAAATGCCGGATGTTCATTTGTTCCCGGCAGCGAGCGGACCGGGATATTTTGGGATCCGGCGGTTCGATCGTGTGGGCGAGCAGCGCTTCCACATGCATACAGCATGCGGCCTGCTTCATTCAGATTTCCGAACACCGTCGATGGATTATGAGGATCTGGTCGCTTTGACGCAAATGCTGACAAGAGACATTCGAGAAGTTGAAAGTCTATACAGACTGGCCGTCTTCAACGTTCTGGCTCATAATCGCGATGATCACTCCAAGAATTTCAGCTTTCTAATGGCGAGTGATGGCAATTGGCATCTGTCACCAGCCTATGACCTGACCTTCTCTTCCGGTCCACGAGGAGAGCAAAGCACCATGGTGATGGGGGAGGGGCGCAATCCCGGCATTGAGCATATGAAAAAGCTGGGAGATGAAGCCTCTCTGCCAAAAGGTCGGGCAGATGAAATCATCGCTGATGTCAAAGCTGCGTTATTACAATGGCCATCTCTGGCGAAAGAATTTGGTGTATCGCCAGAGACAAGGCAAGTGATTAGCAGCAGGCTTTTGATGGAGTCATAA
- a CDS encoding dihydroxyacetone kinase subunit DhaK, which translates to MQRFLNNPDDIVDETIAGFVRAHDDVVRLHEDNHRVVVSRFAGEKGRVGIVTGGGSGHEPAFVGYTGKNMVDAVAVGELFSSPTAKSFLDAIKAADGGAGVAILYGNYAGDNMNVKMATKMIKKDGIEVGTVVANDDVCSAPADELEKRRGVAGEIFMWKIGGAKAATGASLEDVLAAAQKAIDSCRSVGLGLGPCTLPAVGHPNFEIEPGKMEVGIGHHGEPGVRVEDLGTANQIADDMVKVVLDDHNLPEGTEVAVLLSGLGATPVNELYVLYDRMAQQIEARGLSIHKSFVGNYFTSLEMVGATLTVMALDDELKSLLDMETDCPGL; encoded by the coding sequence ATGCAACGCTTTCTCAACAATCCCGATGACATCGTCGACGAAACAATTGCCGGTTTTGTGCGGGCTCATGACGATGTCGTGCGTCTTCATGAAGACAATCACAGAGTCGTTGTCTCCCGCTTTGCCGGTGAGAAGGGGCGTGTCGGTATTGTAACCGGCGGTGGCTCCGGGCACGAGCCTGCCTTCGTCGGCTATACCGGCAAGAACATGGTCGATGCGGTTGCCGTTGGTGAGCTTTTCTCGTCCCCCACTGCCAAGAGCTTCCTTGACGCGATCAAGGCGGCCGATGGTGGTGCTGGCGTTGCCATTCTTTACGGCAACTACGCCGGCGACAACATGAATGTCAAAATGGCCACCAAGATGATCAAGAAGGACGGCATCGAGGTGGGAACGGTCGTTGCCAATGATGATGTCTGTTCTGCGCCTGCTGACGAACTTGAAAAGCGACGCGGTGTTGCCGGTGAGATCTTTATGTGGAAGATCGGTGGTGCCAAGGCCGCAACGGGTGCTTCGCTTGAGGACGTCCTTGCCGCTGCGCAAAAGGCCATCGACAGCTGCCGCTCGGTCGGTCTGGGCCTTGGTCCCTGCACCCTGCCAGCCGTTGGACATCCGAACTTTGAAATCGAGCCGGGCAAGATGGAAGTTGGCATCGGGCATCACGGTGAACCGGGTGTCCGGGTCGAGGACTTGGGCACGGCAAACCAGATCGCCGATGACATGGTAAAAGTGGTGCTGGATGATCACAACCTTCCTGAAGGCACGGAAGTGGCGGTGCTCCTGTCGGGTTTGGGCGCGACACCGGTGAACGAGCTCTATGTCCTTTATGATCGCATGGCCCAGCAGATCGAGGCGCGTGGTCTTTCCATTCACAAATCTTTTGTCGGCAACTATTTCACCTCACTGGAAATGGTTGGCGCAACCCTCACGGTGATGGCGCTTGACGATGAACTCAAGTCGCTTCTGGACATGGAAACCGATTGTCCTGGTCTTTAA
- the dhaL gene encoding dihydroxyacetone kinase subunit DhaL, which yields MKQVDIEDMVAFFREVSIRMKEQADYLGQLDGEIGDGDHGYTMARGFSAIVQALNDADLQSFDLSALFNRSAESFLEAVGATAGPLYASGLLSASDLADGCKALPDSDAPMILVAICEGIGARGKAIAGDKTMMDVWLPVAQTIRSLHQKGTPLPAILAEIRAVASRGAESTRSMKAVRGRAARLGDRSLGHIDPGAASAAIIVECFADTFEQRGC from the coding sequence ATGAAACAGGTTGATATCGAAGATATGGTCGCCTTCTTCCGGGAAGTGTCGATACGCATGAAGGAGCAGGCTGATTATCTCGGTCAGCTCGATGGTGAAATTGGTGACGGCGATCACGGCTACACCATGGCGCGTGGCTTTTCCGCCATCGTTCAGGCGCTGAATGATGCCGACCTTCAATCGTTTGACCTGTCCGCGTTGTTCAACCGGAGCGCTGAGAGCTTTCTGGAAGCCGTCGGAGCTACCGCAGGCCCGCTCTATGCCTCGGGTCTGTTGTCTGCCAGCGACTTGGCTGATGGATGTAAAGCTCTGCCCGATAGTGACGCGCCCATGATCCTTGTCGCAATTTGCGAGGGTATTGGCGCGCGCGGAAAGGCGATTGCAGGAGACAAGACCATGATGGATGTCTGGCTGCCGGTCGCCCAGACCATCCGGTCACTTCATCAGAAGGGAACTCCACTGCCCGCTATTCTGGCTGAGATCCGTGCGGTTGCGTCTCGCGGTGCAGAAAGCACCCGTTCCATGAAGGCCGTTCGTGGCCGCGCCGCCCGTCTTGGAGATCGCAGCCTTGGCCATATTGATCCGGGGGCCGCTTCGGCTGCCATTATCGTGGAGTGCTTTGCGGATACTTTTGAACAGAGGGGCTGCTAA